The following coding sequences lie in one Leptospira broomii serovar Hurstbridge str. 5399 genomic window:
- a CDS encoding glycosyltransferase family protein — MTIKTWNFNWKRILENKEDFWKISIFVYFLLIPFFVQLFITSFIDDTYITLTYVRNLSEHFEWGMYPGLPSNSASSPLNVILLSLINVLVRDPELSVFIFTVFIHYLFFIVSYQIGKILNLSRLFAFTLSFIFLFNPLIISTMGLESALLILIFFLSILLYLKDSTYWFGLAIGFLYLTRPDAVLLAFPFWLTSKGIKRKLLSPVLALVVVLPWLFFSWQHFGSFFPDTLLIKKIEKTWGGGYGFKNGWLLYFNSYTRESIFSILPLLLFAPAFFFLKKPFNPIHKLGMLVLASGVIHYFAFSTLKVPPYHWYYAPFLICLNSSVTILFFANNLRKKIRIIWIFLMLLLQLIGFAWTGKETGGFSEMPIYTNWSSRNGYKRLAEEIDRKIKTKTYIGLFAEMGTLAYFSKNGIFINEFSDRTEFIKLYRFLEIKNDTVHPIVSLFIRIMFYNIKRIQDEYPIIKKPPYIILANPSETKSLELIGETSSKWAPILKLYIKENH, encoded by the coding sequence ATGACAATCAAAACCTGGAATTTCAACTGGAAACGAATCCTAGAAAATAAAGAAGATTTTTGGAAGATTTCAATCTTCGTCTATTTTTTATTGATCCCTTTTTTTGTTCAATTGTTTATAACTTCATTTATCGACGATACGTATATCACCTTAACGTATGTCCGAAATCTTTCCGAGCATTTTGAATGGGGGATGTATCCCGGACTTCCTTCAAACTCGGCATCGTCCCCCCTGAATGTGATCTTATTATCGCTCATTAACGTACTCGTACGGGACCCAGAACTCTCAGTTTTCATCTTCACAGTCTTCATACATTACCTATTTTTCATCGTTTCTTACCAAATCGGTAAAATCTTAAATCTTTCCCGATTATTCGCATTTACGCTCAGTTTTATATTCTTATTTAATCCCTTAATCATCTCCACGATGGGACTCGAGAGCGCTCTTCTAATTCTTATTTTTTTTCTGAGCATTCTACTCTATCTAAAAGATTCGACGTATTGGTTCGGACTGGCTATCGGCTTCTTGTATTTAACCAGACCAGATGCAGTCCTACTCGCTTTCCCCTTTTGGTTAACAAGTAAAGGAATTAAAAGAAAGCTTCTTTCTCCGGTTTTAGCCTTAGTTGTCGTCCTTCCATGGCTTTTCTTTAGTTGGCAGCATTTTGGATCTTTTTTCCCCGATACACTTTTAATTAAAAAAATAGAAAAAACATGGGGAGGAGGATATGGATTCAAAAATGGATGGCTCCTTTATTTCAATTCATATACTAGAGAAAGCATTTTCTCCATTCTTCCTTTACTTCTTTTTGCGCCCGCATTCTTTTTTTTGAAAAAACCGTTTAATCCGATCCATAAATTAGGAATGCTTGTCCTCGCGTCCGGGGTTATTCATTATTTTGCATTCTCAACCCTAAAAGTACCGCCGTATCATTGGTATTATGCGCCATTCCTGATATGCTTAAATTCCAGTGTAACTATTTTATTTTTTGCAAATAACTTACGCAAAAAAATTCGAATCATTTGGATTTTCCTCATGCTCTTATTACAGCTAATCGGATTCGCCTGGACTGGTAAAGAGACCGGAGGCTTTTCGGAAATGCCAATTTACACAAATTGGTCAAGTAGAAATGGTTATAAACGTCTTGCAGAAGAAATTGATCGGAAGATAAAAACAAAGACGTATATTGGTTTGTTTGCTGAAATGGGAACCCTCGCATATTTTTCCAAAAATGGAATTTTCATTAATGAATTTTCGGACCGAACAGAGTTTATCAAGTTATATCGATTCCTAGAAATAAAAAATGACACGGTACATCCGATCGTTTCTCTTTTTATTAGAATAATGTTTTATAATATAAAAAGAATCCAGGACGAATACCCCATCATCAAGAAGCCTCCTTACATCATTTTGGCAAACCCTTCAGAAACCAAATCACTTGAGTTGATTGGCGAAACTTCTTCGAAGTGGGCACCAATCTTAAAGCTTTATATTAAAGAGAATCATTAG